In a genomic window of Thiolapillus brandeum:
- the ppdK gene encoding pyruvate, phosphate dikinase: protein MSKKMVFSFKEGDGKNKHLLGGKGANLCEMTQIGLNVPPGFVISTEACLAYLDSDTDELPEGVMDEVHEQMKQVEQATGKGFGDAENPLLVSVRSGSAMSMPGMMDTILNLGLNARTLKGEIKQTGDERFGYDSYRRFIQLFGKVALGIADELFDEEFNKVKESAHVTEDVGLSADNLRDISERFLAVVEKATGRPFPEDPYEQLEIAVKAVFRSWMGKRAVDYRREFNITPDMANGTAVNVCTMVFGNRGDDSATGVAFTRNPATGENKLYGEYLVNAQGEDVVAGIRTPKPIDRLADEMPQMAKEIEELRQKLEAHYHEVQDFEFTIERGVLYCLQTRNGKMNAAAMVRTSVEMEKEGLISRDQALLRIAPDDLEQMLYPRIDPNVRVTPLAQGLPASPGAASGHVVFDADRAEAEAKKGRTVILMREETKPEDIHGFFASKGILTSRGGKTSHAAVVARGMGKPCVAGAEGISVDVQLREAFVGDTVIREGDLVTIDGTSGKVYLGAVPTVEADFSAELNILLGWADEVARLSVMANADTALDADRALKYGAKGIGLCRTERMFNTTDRLPVVIEMIMAETTEHRKHSLNKLLPMQRQDFQELFETMAPYPVTIRLLDPPIHEFLPSEQQLKDDLAYLQQLRDSVRGLEVLSGTMSLLQTENEEFFMPQMVESRQVEEAIIKKETMLKKVKALYETNPMLGHRGVRLGITFPEIYEMQIRAILEAAVECDKKGLEIHPKIKVPQVCTAQELLYVKEIVDRVSAELEEGLGHKLEFQFGTMIEVVRACMRADSLAKQANFFSFGTNDLTQATFSFSREDAENKFLPLYNERGILQNNPFDVLDEKGVGKLMELAVKWGRERRPDLLVGICGEHGGHPRSIHFCHRIGLDYVSCSAPRIPVARLAAAHAALME from the coding sequence AAAAAGATGGTGTTTTCATTCAAGGAAGGCGATGGAAAAAATAAACATCTGTTGGGAGGAAAGGGCGCGAATCTTTGTGAGATGACCCAGATCGGGCTGAATGTGCCACCGGGTTTCGTCATTTCCACCGAAGCCTGCCTTGCGTATCTGGATTCTGATACCGATGAACTGCCTGAAGGCGTCATGGATGAAGTGCATGAGCAGATGAAACAGGTCGAACAGGCTACGGGAAAAGGCTTTGGCGATGCCGAGAATCCCCTGCTGGTCTCTGTGCGTTCCGGTTCCGCCATGTCCATGCCTGGCATGATGGATACCATTCTCAATCTGGGTCTGAATGCCCGGACACTCAAAGGCGAGATCAAGCAGACCGGTGATGAGCGTTTTGGCTATGATTCCTATCGTCGTTTTATCCAACTGTTCGGGAAAGTGGCGCTGGGTATTGCGGACGAACTATTTGACGAGGAGTTCAACAAGGTCAAGGAAAGCGCTCATGTTACCGAGGATGTCGGCCTGTCCGCAGACAACCTGCGGGATATCAGCGAACGCTTCCTGGCGGTAGTGGAGAAGGCAACCGGACGCCCCTTTCCGGAAGATCCTTATGAACAGCTGGAAATTGCCGTCAAGGCCGTGTTCCGTTCCTGGATGGGCAAGCGGGCAGTGGATTACCGTCGCGAGTTCAATATCACGCCGGATATGGCCAATGGCACGGCGGTGAATGTCTGCACCATGGTGTTCGGCAACCGTGGTGATGATTCCGCCACGGGCGTCGCCTTTACCCGCAACCCGGCGACGGGGGAGAACAAGCTGTACGGAGAATACCTGGTGAACGCCCAGGGTGAGGACGTGGTGGCGGGCATCCGCACCCCCAAACCCATCGATCGTCTGGCGGATGAAATGCCCCAAATGGCGAAGGAAATCGAGGAACTGCGGCAGAAACTCGAAGCCCATTATCACGAGGTCCAGGATTTTGAGTTCACCATCGAACGCGGTGTGCTCTATTGCCTGCAGACCCGTAATGGCAAAATGAATGCTGCTGCCATGGTGCGTACCTCGGTAGAGATGGAGAAGGAAGGGTTGATCAGCCGTGACCAGGCCTTGCTGCGTATTGCGCCTGATGACCTGGAACAGATGCTCTATCCGCGCATCGATCCCAATGTCCGGGTGACGCCGCTGGCCCAGGGTCTGCCCGCTTCACCGGGTGCGGCCAGCGGGCATGTGGTGTTCGATGCTGATCGGGCGGAAGCCGAAGCCAAGAAAGGCCGAACCGTAATTCTCATGCGGGAAGAAACCAAGCCCGAGGATATTCATGGCTTCTTCGCTTCCAAGGGCATTCTCACCAGCCGTGGTGGCAAGACGTCTCACGCGGCCGTGGTAGCACGCGGTATGGGCAAACCCTGTGTGGCCGGCGCCGAAGGCATCTCCGTGGACGTGCAACTGCGTGAAGCCTTTGTGGGGGATACGGTGATTCGTGAAGGTGATCTGGTTACCATCGATGGCACCAGCGGCAAGGTGTACCTGGGGGCTGTGCCCACAGTGGAAGCGGATTTTTCCGCAGAGCTGAATATCCTGCTGGGCTGGGCGGACGAAGTGGCGCGCCTGAGCGTTATGGCCAATGCCGATACGGCCCTGGATGCGGATCGGGCGCTGAAATACGGCGCCAAGGGTATTGGCCTGTGCCGCACGGAGCGCATGTTCAACACGACGGATCGTCTGCCGGTGGTGATCGAAATGATCATGGCGGAAACCACCGAGCACCGTAAACATTCGCTGAACAAGCTGCTGCCCATGCAGCGTCAGGATTTCCAGGAACTGTTCGAAACCATGGCGCCCTATCCGGTGACCATTCGCCTGCTGGATCCGCCCATCCATGAGTTCCTGCCTTCGGAACAGCAACTCAAGGATGACCTGGCGTATCTGCAGCAACTGCGTGACTCGGTACGAGGGCTGGAGGTGCTGTCGGGCACCATGTCCCTGTTGCAGACGGAGAATGAAGAATTCTTCATGCCACAGATGGTGGAGTCCCGGCAGGTAGAGGAAGCCATCATCAAGAAGGAAACCATGCTCAAGAAGGTCAAGGCCTTGTATGAAACCAACCCCATGCTGGGACACCGGGGTGTACGTCTGGGCATTACCTTCCCTGAAATCTACGAGATGCAGATTCGGGCCATTCTCGAAGCGGCCGTGGAATGTGACAAGAAAGGGCTGGAGATTCATCCCAAGATCAAGGTGCCCCAGGTCTGTACGGCGCAGGAACTGCTCTACGTCAAGGAAATCGTGGACCGGGTCAGCGCCGAACTGGAAGAGGGGTTGGGGCACAAACTGGAGTTCCAGTTTGGCACCATGATCGAGGTGGTGCGCGCCTGCATGCGCGCAGACAGCCTGGCGAAACAGGCGAACTTCTTCTCCTTTGGCACCAACGACCTGACCCAGGCGACCTTCTCTTTCTCCCGGGAGGACGCCGAGAACAAGTTCCTGCCTTTGTACAATGAAAGAGGCATTTTGCAGAACAATCCTTTCGATGTGCTGGATGAAAAAGGCGTGGGAAAACTCATGGAACTGGCGGTGAAATGGGGCCGGGAGCGGCGGCCTGATCTGTTGGTGGGGATTTGCGGTGAGCATGGCGGCCACCCCCGGTCCATTCATTTCTGCCATCGTATCGGCCTGGATTATGTGTCCTGCTCTGCACCACGCATACCCGTCGCCAGGCTGGCCGCGGCCCATGCCGCCCTGATGGAATAA
- a CDS encoding 4Fe-4S binding protein, protein MNKIQRQRLAWRTGFFLLFILAPIFNLFRFDLEQNHFYFLTFPWTLGIDAFKSGDISAMEMALNMGLRFFLPLGIIISLGIWVSWKWGRLYCGWLCPHFSVVETINHFMRKASGKLSLWDRDPLPEDQADGTHVHVEKKWWWVTGLVIVGFSFVWAVVLLTYLLPPREIYYNLFHAQLTRNQALFIGVGTLLFIIEFTLARHLFCRFGCVIGLAQSLVWMGNKKALVVGFDRGRSNQCAECDASCEHACPMRLKPRSIKRKMFTCTQCMQCVEACEKVHENDPRPPLLHMLQDQCALDVSLRDFGLKPEIPTDCFPPISGGPKDSSRG, encoded by the coding sequence GTGAACAAGATACAGAGACAACGGCTGGCCTGGCGCACTGGCTTTTTTCTGTTGTTCATTCTCGCCCCGATTTTCAATCTGTTCCGCTTCGACCTGGAGCAAAACCACTTCTATTTTCTGACCTTCCCCTGGACTTTGGGCATCGACGCCTTCAAAAGCGGGGACATCAGCGCCATGGAAATGGCCCTGAACATGGGACTGCGCTTCTTTCTTCCCCTGGGAATCATCATCAGCCTGGGCATCTGGGTATCCTGGAAATGGGGACGCCTGTACTGCGGCTGGCTATGCCCGCATTTTTCCGTGGTGGAGACCATCAACCACTTCATGCGCAAGGCGTCAGGGAAGCTGTCCCTCTGGGATCGCGACCCTCTGCCGGAAGACCAGGCAGACGGCACCCATGTTCATGTGGAGAAAAAATGGTGGTGGGTGACCGGGCTGGTCATCGTCGGATTTTCATTCGTCTGGGCGGTGGTACTGCTGACCTACCTGTTGCCACCCAGGGAAATCTACTACAACCTGTTTCACGCTCAACTGACACGCAACCAGGCGCTGTTCATCGGTGTTGGCACCCTGCTGTTCATCATCGAGTTCACTCTGGCCCGGCACCTGTTCTGCCGCTTCGGCTGTGTCATCGGACTGGCCCAAAGCCTGGTATGGATGGGCAACAAGAAAGCCCTGGTGGTGGGTTTCGACCGGGGCCGCTCCAACCAATGCGCCGAATGTGACGCCTCCTGTGAACACGCCTGCCCCATGCGTCTCAAACCCCGCAGCATCAAGCGCAAGATGTTTACCTGCACCCAGTGCATGCAGTGCGTGGAGGCCTGCGAAAAAGTGCATGAGAACGACCCGCGTCCGCCCCTGCTGCACATGCTCCAGGATCAATGCGCCCTGGATGTCTCCCTGCGGGATTTCGGATTGAAACCCGAAATCCCGACAGACTGCTTCCCGCCCATTTCAGGCGGCCCCAAGGATTCATCCAGGGGCTAA
- a CDS encoding GAF domain-containing protein yields the protein MKAVPTDTETNKSTSVIPEKQLLELITTVLSHYICETNPYVLFNGLLEALLEITSSEYGFIGEVFHDANNHPYVKCYATTNIAWDSDTRRLYEENRQKGMIFSKLDSLYGSVLKTGQRVIANQPATDPRRGGLPKGHPPLRTFMGLPFYGGGKMLGMVGIANRENGYDKEIAEALHPFLVTCGNLIQAYRNNRQRQDAEQELREYRRIVLARPSAISLGRGYVFSRSPASLSRDDTPVLLSRKELLLLEILAINLNKPVTTADIEAHVWPDTIVGASSLRSLMRRLRPKLPGLEITTLSGMGYMLASPEGCVTEMSQTNHD from the coding sequence ATGAAAGCCGTCCCTACTGATACGGAAACGAACAAGTCCACATCAGTCATCCCGGAAAAGCAGCTGCTGGAACTCATCACCACGGTGCTTTCCCATTACATCTGCGAAACCAATCCCTACGTGCTGTTCAACGGATTGCTGGAAGCCCTGCTGGAGATCACCAGCAGCGAGTACGGATTCATCGGCGAGGTGTTCCATGACGCCAACAACCATCCCTATGTCAAATGCTATGCCACCACCAACATCGCCTGGGACAGCGACACCCGCAGGCTCTACGAGGAAAACCGGCAGAAGGGCATGATCTTCTCGAAACTGGACTCCCTCTACGGCAGTGTGCTCAAGACCGGCCAGCGGGTGATCGCCAACCAGCCCGCCACCGATCCCCGCCGGGGTGGACTTCCAAAGGGACATCCGCCCCTCAGAACCTTTATGGGGCTGCCCTTCTACGGAGGTGGAAAAATGCTGGGCATGGTGGGCATCGCCAACCGGGAAAACGGCTATGACAAGGAAATTGCAGAGGCCCTGCATCCTTTCCTGGTCACCTGCGGCAATCTCATCCAGGCCTATCGGAACAACCGCCAGCGCCAGGATGCGGAACAGGAACTGAGGGAGTACCGCAGGATTGTGCTCGCCAGGCCCTCAGCCATTTCCCTGGGCAGGGGCTATGTCTTCTCCCGCTCTCCTGCCAGCCTGAGCCGGGATGACACACCCGTCCTTTTGAGCAGAAAGGAATTGCTGTTACTGGAAATTCTGGCTATCAATCTCAACAAGCCGGTCACCACCGCCGACATAGAGGCACATGTCTGGCCGGACACCATCGTGGGAGCCTCGTCCCTGCGCTCACTCATGCGCCGGCTGCGCCCGAAGCTCCCGGGACTGGAAATCACCACCCTTTCAGGCATGGGCTACATGCTGGCCAGCCCGGAAGGATGTGTCACAGAAATGTCACAAACAAATCACGACTGA
- a CDS encoding secondary thiamine-phosphate synthase enzyme YjbQ — protein MRDIITISTSRRETLVDITPQVEAVVQASGIHNGLVNVYAQGATGAIMIQENWDDSVQTDVVNLLRKMIPRGVWLHDAQDGNGDSHLKSGLVGPSETIPLFHGKLGLSTWQNIFFCEFDGPRRERHIVCTIMEDRT, from the coding sequence ATGCGTGACATCATCACTATCAGCACCAGCAGGAGAGAGACCCTGGTGGACATCACCCCCCAGGTGGAAGCGGTGGTACAGGCCAGCGGCATCCACAACGGCCTGGTGAATGTCTATGCCCAGGGCGCCACCGGCGCCATCATGATCCAGGAGAACTGGGATGACAGCGTGCAGACCGACGTAGTAAACCTGCTGCGCAAGATGATCCCCCGCGGCGTCTGGCTGCACGACGCCCAGGACGGCAACGGGGATTCCCATCTCAAATCCGGCCTGGTCGGCCCCTCGGAAACCATTCCCCTGTTCCATGGCAAACTGGGGCTGTCCACCTGGCAGAACATTTTTTTCTGCGAATTCGACGGCCCGCGCCGGGAACGCCATATCGTTTGCACCATCATGGAAGACCGGACATGA
- a CDS encoding DUF4166 domain-containing protein, which yields MQQVLGEDWQRLPPALKRHHQAQDNMDLGYLDIEYPPFMQAYLNLLFRLGALLNRRGKGLVTQVVKTMEGTSQGWRRCIHLPNGRILEFSSHWEAAGDHTIIEYVNPFMGLKMKLRVADGLHYEGVCLILRLGGLKLPLPEWLLGHTSIVEQALNHQYFHMDFQLQHPWLGRLYRYRGDFRSVPVPDKTRSRRHSPEQYRT from the coding sequence ATGCAACAAGTTCTGGGCGAGGACTGGCAACGGCTGCCACCTGCCCTGAAACGACACCACCAGGCCCAGGACAATATGGATCTGGGATATCTGGATATCGAATATCCTCCTTTCATGCAGGCGTATCTGAACCTGTTGTTCCGGCTGGGAGCCTTGCTCAACCGCCGGGGCAAGGGCCTGGTCACGCAAGTGGTCAAGACCATGGAAGGAACAAGCCAGGGCTGGCGGCGCTGCATTCACCTCCCCAATGGCCGGATCCTGGAGTTCAGCAGCCACTGGGAAGCGGCCGGAGACCATACCATCATCGAATATGTGAATCCTTTCATGGGGCTGAAGATGAAATTACGGGTCGCGGACGGACTGCATTATGAAGGGGTATGCCTGATCCTCAGACTGGGAGGCCTGAAGCTGCCCCTTCCGGAATGGCTGTTGGGACATACCTCCATCGTGGAACAAGCCCTGAATCACCAGTATTTTCATATGGATTTTCAACTTCAGCATCCCTGGCTGGGCAGGCTGTACCGCTACAGGGGAGACTTCCGCAGCGTCCCTGTTCCTGACAAAACCCGATCCAGGCGCCATAGTCCGGAACAGTATCGCACCTGA
- a CDS encoding DUF2269 family protein: protein MSYLFLKYLHLLSLVILVGTGLGSAWYKWMGDRSDDLAGIVRINTLVVQADWFFTTPAIILQPLTGLGMVHIQGLPLDSPWIAASLFLYGLAAACWLPVVWLQIRMRDLSRTALATDQRLPERYQSYARYWFWLGVPAFVCMTAIIFLMVFKPDAGLGICRI from the coding sequence GTGAGCTACCTGTTCCTCAAATACCTGCACTTGTTGAGTCTCGTGATACTGGTCGGTACGGGCCTGGGCAGCGCCTGGTACAAATGGATGGGCGACCGCAGCGATGACCTGGCCGGTATCGTGCGCATCAACACCCTGGTGGTGCAGGCTGACTGGTTCTTCACCACTCCTGCCATCATCCTTCAGCCTCTCACCGGATTGGGTATGGTGCATATCCAGGGGCTGCCCCTGGACAGCCCCTGGATAGCCGCCAGCCTGTTCCTGTACGGCCTGGCCGCTGCCTGCTGGCTGCCCGTGGTCTGGCTTCAGATCCGCATGCGGGATCTTTCCCGGACAGCCCTGGCTACAGATCAACGGTTGCCGGAGCGCTACCAGTCTTACGCCAGATACTGGTTCTGGCTGGGTGTGCCCGCCTTTGTGTGTATGACAGCCATCATATTCCTGATGGTTTTCAAACCTGATGCAGGCCTAGGAATCTGTCGGATTTAA
- a CDS encoding NAD-dependent epimerase/dehydratase family protein, whose translation MNILLTGCSGFIGGQIRRMLEDQGHRVDCADRHHGVDFGHMTRSADWLPLARHKDTVINSVGIIVEKGDSRFEIVHHRAPAALFQAAAQLGVPKVIQISALGADEHAFTPYQLSKKAADDVLRDLNLPGFILRPSLVIGQGSASLALFQRLAALPVLMLADGGRQRIQPVHIDDLLETVSQALSVETQSCRTLDLAGPHAMSFAQWLTILRQHQGRNAPRILSLPYSLMLGMAHLGRFLLPLMHPDNLRMMQQGNTADIRKLESFLGHPLRPAEDAL comes from the coding sequence GTGAACATACTACTAACCGGCTGTAGCGGCTTCATCGGTGGACAAATCCGCCGCATGCTGGAGGATCAGGGGCATCGAGTCGACTGCGCCGACCGGCACCATGGCGTGGACTTTGGGCATATGACCCGGTCCGCCGACTGGCTGCCGCTGGCCAGGCATAAAGATACCGTGATCAACAGCGTCGGAATCATCGTCGAGAAGGGAGACAGCCGTTTTGAGATCGTGCATCACCGGGCGCCTGCCGCCTTGTTCCAGGCGGCGGCGCAACTGGGGGTGCCCAAAGTGATACAAATTTCCGCCCTGGGAGCCGATGAGCATGCCTTCACGCCATATCAACTCAGTAAAAAGGCTGCAGATGATGTCCTAAGGGATTTGAATCTGCCAGGCTTCATATTACGCCCATCACTGGTCATCGGCCAAGGCAGTGCCAGTCTGGCCCTTTTCCAGCGTCTGGCGGCACTGCCCGTGCTGATGCTGGCTGATGGCGGTCGCCAGCGCATTCAACCTGTTCATATCGATGATCTTCTGGAGACGGTGAGTCAGGCCCTTTCAGTGGAGACCCAAAGCTGCCGGACTCTGGATCTGGCCGGACCACATGCCATGAGCTTTGCACAATGGTTGACCATTCTGCGCCAGCACCAGGGCAGAAATGCGCCACGAATTCTGTCGCTGCCCTATTCCCTGATGCTCGGCATGGCCCACCTGGGACGTTTCCTGCTGCCGCTCATGCACCCCGATAACCTACGCATGATGCAACAGGGCAATACTGCGGACATCCGCAAGCTGGAGAGCTTTCTGGGGCATCCCCTGCGCCCGGCGGAGGATGCCCTGTGA
- a CDS encoding AraC family transcriptional regulator, which yields MQDLAILFAGFSVFAIFPMGVPLWRGSVGSARLAGMALILSLAGLQGFHFLYLQHHEALLDSSLYRALLFSVAPCFYLYSRPILLGKRERLTVFPALHFLPVTAAVFVPLHLALPLSFLVGAAYLAWLAGKLYALRRQRPWFRRELTLLGSIFAIALVVTLLGLVLPQSNARLFFMLYTIAIGLAFLLLSLALLFAPELSAQVGDAARETYTHTTLEKVDCETLLKELDTLMSREKLFRQSDLDLASLAARLNLSRHQLSELVNVHLGLGFSRYLREQRVAEARKLLLDKPSLSVLSVGMEAGFSSQSGFYDAFREITGMTPGKYRELHRQRTSD from the coding sequence ATGCAAGACCTGGCCATCCTTTTTGCCGGATTTTCGGTGTTTGCCATCTTTCCCATGGGGGTTCCCCTTTGGCGTGGGAGTGTCGGCAGCGCACGCCTGGCAGGCATGGCCCTGATTCTGTCCCTGGCCGGGCTGCAGGGATTTCATTTCCTGTACCTGCAACACCACGAGGCCCTGTTGGACAGTTCCCTGTACAGGGCATTGTTGTTCAGCGTGGCCCCCTGCTTCTATTTGTACAGCCGCCCCATTCTTCTGGGAAAGAGAGAGCGGCTGACAGTCTTCCCGGCATTGCATTTTCTGCCTGTGACGGCAGCGGTATTCGTTCCCCTGCATCTGGCCCTGCCTCTGTCCTTTTTGGTAGGCGCAGCATATCTGGCATGGTTGGCGGGCAAGCTCTATGCCCTGCGTCGGCAACGCCCCTGGTTCCGCCGTGAGCTGACCCTGCTGGGCAGCATATTTGCCATCGCCCTGGTGGTCACCCTGCTGGGGCTGGTGTTGCCCCAAAGCAATGCCCGGTTGTTTTTCATGCTCTACACCATCGCCATAGGCCTGGCATTTCTGTTGCTGTCCCTCGCTCTGTTGTTTGCCCCGGAGCTTTCAGCCCAGGTCGGCGATGCCGCCAGGGAAACCTACACCCACACGACTTTGGAAAAAGTGGACTGCGAAACCCTGTTGAAAGAACTGGATACGCTGATGTCCCGGGAAAAACTGTTTCGCCAGTCCGATCTCGATCTTGCCAGCCTGGCCGCCCGGCTGAATCTGAGTCGGCACCAACTCTCGGAGCTGGTCAACGTCCACCTGGGCCTGGGTTTTTCCCGCTATCTGCGGGAACAACGGGTTGCCGAAGCGCGCAAACTGCTCCTGGACAAACCTTCCCTGTCAGTCCTGTCAGTAGGCATGGAGGCGGGCTTTTCTTCCCAGTCCGGATTCTATGATGCCTTCCGCGAGATCACTGGCATGACACCTGGAAAATACCGGGAACTGCATCGCCAGAGAACTTCTGACTAA